CCATGCTTCaggtgtggcactgccacacTAGGCCAGACAGCAAAGGGAAAGGGAGTTTTGAGCTGGCTGTCTTGGCTGAACTTTGAGGATGCTTTAGTGTAAaattgagcacttggttgcacatgttagcttaagcattgtgtccccctttatagtacggtttttcctatactcaaattcaaaatataaaataaaataaacctcctttgagcttgATGTCGTCACCtattgtaattgggggctcctccattatgTATGACATCCTCATAAATGAATCTCCTGCTTGTCATCTAGATAAATCTCGTTAGTCCTCTAATTGCgtggttattatcaccaaaacccacaattagagcttgattgcacttacatgtACCCACCCAACGGAAACATTAGGGATGACATACGGTGGTGGAgtttgtgctctcgggtggcatgaaCACGTTCTCGTTTTGGAGGATCTGAGTGAAGGTTCATATATGTAGGtctgggacctgcatatgtcgtgtggtaaggaaacccaaGTTGGgccaaatcgattcaaatcgccgtttGCTCTACAGTAATAGGAGACTCGATCAACTGACctacatcgtagttaatcaatgaaacACGATTACTTAAGGATATGAGATGAGATGATTAAAGAAGTGACTGATTTAGACCAGGAGCAAACTGGATACTTCTGATAAACTTAATacgaagctaaaacattgaaagtaaggatccacttatagtatgcttttctgcaaaagttgttcttgcttcaaactttccTTTAAGCCTACAAACccgtggagtcttttcttttagttaggtaagacttattgagtaccctcaagtacttagggtttgttaacccctgcTGCAGGTTCTGACTTGAGCTGCTAATCGAGATCATgtcggtgggctcgacatgatctggtTGTCACTCCTACCTTATGTGCTTTACCTAAGTTGCTTCTGTAGCTCTACTCACCTTTTGGATCTTAAGTTAAGTTTTgacttgaacatgttttgtaatCTAATACTATAAGTATTCCTCACTCTGATGTAAAGTTATTTTTGTATCaagtgttgtaatgttgtggtaactccatgttgatcctatatgagttgtaaaaagtggatgattcggggttcctcgaggacactcGACAGACTATCGGAATTATCTGGCTCTCGTGTGTAGCAGtcagaggtctttaggacaatgataggtgcatgtgggccatatCTCTAGGCTAATGTCAAGAAGGACATGATGGTAGTCGCAGCATTCACAACGCCACCATAGGTTCCAATTAGGTTCAACCCTTGTCAAATATATGAGCATGGGGTACCCTCACCGACCATATATCTAGCTCGTCGAGTGGACGACATCAAAGGACGAAGCCCATGCAGACCACACAAATCTACCAGCTTGGAGATCAAGGCATATCGAGGATATCTGGCACCATCATACCGATGGTAGGATAGAATTGatctgttgtaacaaactagAAATCCAATCTGCTAAGCCGATTGCCCTCATTATAACCCTACCCTCTCTGCcaatataaaggagggtagggacctcgtGGCTAGATCCGACCCATGTCATTCAAATCTACTATGTAGCTAGGAGCAATAGCCCCTGTAACTGAGCATACAAATACAAGAAGAGCAGCAGCACCAACTGGACTAGGGTTTTATGCACTACCgtggcctaaactagtataaatcattgtctatCATGTGTTACCATATGATTCCTCTTACGTGATCACATTGCTAGGCATTGCTGAAGCTAAATCatctgacagttggcgcgctaggtaggggcctttcgcATATTGATTAATATTATGTTTCAGATGGGAATCATCTTCAACTTTGACGACGATGCCGAGAAGATGCAGCCAGGCAGGAGGATCACCTTcgatgacctagacttcatcaccaaTTAGTTTAGGAACTTGCAACTGCAAGAACCCGAGCCACCCATGGAGGAGAAGGAACAGCCTCCCCCGGTCTACGCATTCTTTGCCGGACTAGAGGAAGTTGTGGGCGTGGGGCCGTGTGCTCTCGCCCAACACCTAAACTGCTACGTCCGCAACATCTTCACTGAGATCGGCTGAGAGCATGACCTCCACGTCGCACTCCATCTCTAGGAAGATCCAAACTGAGCTCCTAGATCAGATCTACAATTATTACCCAACCACGTCCTTCTCGATTTCCTGATTAGATTAAGGAATGCGGATGCAGCTTAGCTGGCTTCAACAAGCCCTCGCGGAACCCACCGAACCTCATACCGAGGAGAGCCACTCCTATGATCCGGATTCTCCCGGAAGCTTTCACGATCTCATCACACGATTTGTCGGGACAGTCACCCATGGTGATGAAGAGATGACTGAAGTCTCGAAAGGATGGGAGGACATCGATGATGAGCAACCCATCGTTGACCTCGATGATGATCAGTTCCTCCTCAAGTTCCTGGACTTGGAGGAGGAAAAACCCAAGGAAGGGAATGTTGAGTCCTCGAAGCAACTCGAGTGCTACATGAGCGTACAAGACCCTGAAGCAACCTCGGGAAGAACTCGAGAAACTTGCACTCAATTGTCCTACTCCCACAGCAGGTGATGTGACCATCCCCAATGCTTCCTATGAGACCAGCGGTGAAGCTCGCCTACGCCTACTTTGCTAGAACGACACGCTCGAGGTAGAAAACAATCATCTTCTCTAGCAACTCGAGCAATCTACTGATATCCACCAGACTTCGGCGCCGATTACCCACCCGACGAGCAACCAAAACTTTGTTGATTGCTCTTAGGGAATGGTCAGGCTACTCTAGTTGACTCCTAGGGCTGGACAGAAAACGCCCTCGACTACTCAACTGCTAGCTATAGATCGGGAAGCTCCCAAAGCTAGTCACACCGTGGCACCGCGCGACCGGTGGTGCCGCCCCTCGGGGGCTCAAGGTTGATCAACGGGACCCAAGCGTCCACCAACCTGAGCATCACCCTTACCTGATCTACGATTAGCTGGGAGGTGATTGGGATGCTTGCCTAGTTATCGATGCACGACGATGGGAATGTGAAATTCGCAATCCCACATAACAAGCGGGCAATTCCCGTCCTATCAACATCGGTGGCAGGCGGGGTCGCACGTTTGGGAAGCATGCTCAACCACCGCTGACTAACAAGCATATTACCCCAAATGCCATCCCCGATGACCGCAAAAGGCAAGTATATCTTGACATGTTCGAGCCGATCATGAACAGTCCTTGTTAGAACCACGGCTTCCCCGTGACCCATCTCGCCAAAGATTGTGTTGCCTATAGGCGGCGCATCGCTCTGGAAGAGCAGATGCGAACAGTGCGGGACATGTATTGGGGAGATCACGATGATGACGAGGGAGGCGATGCAACCACCGGATGTGCGATGCTCATATTCAGTGGCCCTAGGCCTATCAAGATCGAAGACTCCAAAAGCTGACCCATAGGTAGGTCTCTACACCGGCTGCCCCACTATACCTATGCTGGTCTGAGCGGCCAATTACCTTCGATCGCATCGATCATCATGATCGGGTGGTCGAGGCCGGACGATTCTCCCTGGTGGTCAGTGTCGTCATTGAGACTATGAAAATGACGAAGATCCTCATGGAGATGGGGGTAGTGGCATCAACATCCTTTACAAGGATGCCATCGACAAGCTCAACGTGGACATAAGGAAGCTGCATGCTTCGCAGTTCCCCTTCCACGGCATTGTCCCCGGGCAGCGTGTCATGCCCTTGGGCACATTAGATCTCTCTGTGACACTCAGCGACACGATACAATATCAGAAGGAGACACCCTCCTTTAAAGTTGTTGATTTCCAAGGACCCTATAGCGCCATATTCGGGAGGCCGTGTTACACCAACTTCATGGCGGTCCCGAACTacgcctacctcaagctgaagacgCTAGGGCCACGCAGCGTGATAACCGTGTCTGAGAACTTCAATAACGCTTGTCAGTGTGAGAGGGACGTCATCGAGTACGTGGAGACTAACGCCCTAGACCCAGGGTTGAGAAGGACGAGTTGCTCGGGGGCTCCGGGTTACCCCTGCTCGATGCAGGAGAAGAAGCTCATGCTGATGGCTCCGAAGCAGCCGCCTCTCATCGTCCTCGATCCCTCAACCTCGACCCCGCCACCGGCTCCTACTCCCGAAGGTCTCCCCAGCAGCGGAGGAGGCCTCATCGGGTCTTGAGGAGGCAACCGAAGACTTTCAGCTATGTTGGTTTTATGTTTCATTTTCAGTTATGGCTATCATTTACATTCTGCAAGAACATTTCATTATTATATGAATAAATCATGGTCTCTTGAGTACCTTGCGGAGAACCTCtctgggtcactcgggggctagtTTCTTCAGTTACATTATCGAGTTTGTCCCCGTTTTATGCAAAGCACGTCAACATGTTATACTAACTTATCAACGTGCTCGAGGCTACAATGATAACCATGCGTGCCACTTTTCCACGTTTTATTTTGCTCGATCAAAGTCTCATAGATCTTGGTTGGTATAAGTGACTCAACAAAGCCTCGCGTGGACTCGATCAAAACATTTTGTTTTGACGAATAATCCCCAGGTAGTTAAAGTCCAAAACTTAGCCAGCACCAAACGCTAAAGAAAATGAAAGGTAGAGAAGCAGCTACAACTGAACTCTGTTAGTTTCCTCGCAAGCTATGGCGGATTACTACAACTCTAAGAATCTTTCCAACCCTCCGCATCAGCAGTCCCAGTTCAAGGTCCGCAagattccaagaatgatgaataCAACAGCCAATACACTTGCAAGAAAGGCCTTCAACTCTAATGCAGTTTCTACAAACTTTAGCTGCGCTCGTATTCTTCACAGAGAACTTCCTTTGTGTCCTGTACAATTAGCCCTCTCGTCCTTAGACTGGGACATCTGTGACATACTATCTGTAAGATGCTGTTAAATTTAATGCATGCTGGttataattaaaaaaaaacttttgcgCCAACAAACAGTAAAGTGAATAGCACAAAAAAAGATAAGTGTAGCAGGCACTGCAAATTCTAATGCTCCACTAAGAAGCCAACCATGCACATCAACGAGCCATTTCAAATCaaacaacacaaacaagtccatCGGGGCCCTACCACTTGGGACCATTCGAGTTGCCCACTGACATTAGCTATTTACATAATGTTGTCGATCGAAGGAAAGCGGGAAGTATGTTCCGAACATCCCAGCTAACGCTGTGCATGGATAAAATTAAACCAGGCATGGCATTTTTAGAATGTCAAGGATTATATTACAAATGAAGTAGTAGAGGCGAAACTGGTGGTTTTGCTGGTGTCTGACTCAACATCTATCATCGGGGCCCTACTACTTGGGACCATTCGAGTAGAGGCGAAACTGGTGGTTTTGCCGGTGTCTGACTCAACATCTATCATCAACGCATATTTCCGAGGCACCAAACCTCAGGGAGTAGCTACATTTTCCTTGGCAAGTGgagcaatctcctctccatcaaTGCCAGCCTGACTTCCCTCGACTCCAAGGCCAAGAAGCACCTCCTCCCACTTCTTTGCAGCCCCTGGACCCAGACATAGAGGGGTTATCCTTATCTTGACGAGTAGCTGTATGTCAACGATAAACGGAAATTTTAACATCTGAGCCTACTTTCCAGGACAGGTCTTGGGCCATGCAGTTCTGAACCATCTCATGGAATGCCGGGGTGTCGTACTGTTTCAGGGCTCGCGTGACAGTTGACGCTACTGCTGTGGCATCAGCTGGATCTACAGTTTCACACTACAAGATAGGGAAAAAAGTTAACCAAACGCTATTTATTGAGCCTGAGAAATGAATCAGTGGTTGCCTATTATTCTTTACCTCGACACTGAAAGAACCCATGTGGAATCCGGTGACACCCTCCTTAACCGTGTCAACAAGTGCTCCAGTTGATGAACAGATGGGAATCTGTAAAAATATTTGCAGCATTGATGGTCATTTTTCCACACTTTCTCCACTTAACTATGTGGTATTTTCTTACACTTAACAGAGAATCAAGATGTAACATGATAAGAAAAAATGAATGTTAATATTTAGCTTTAATAATACTTATATGTGTactcaaatttgaattgtaaCAGAGCAAGTTATAAAGTCTTACCACTCCATATCTCATCCCTTGCAACTGAATGAGACCACAGGGCTCAAACCTACTTGGGACAATAATGAAGTCCGCGCCAGCAAACAGCATATGTGCCAATGGAACATTGAATTTCGCTATGCCTCTAGCATTGTTTGGATATTTCACTTCCAGCGCTGCATCAattcctcctccatcttcttcttTCCTGTGCCCTGAAGAGTGAACTGGATAGTGATATTGTTGCGGCGGTGATTAAACTTTCTATAGTTGTATTACCTTAATGTGCCCCAGATAGTGATAGTGGTCAAACATGATTGCAGAAGTATCCTCATCATACAGGGCAAACATGCCAGAGGAAAACAACTTCTGCATGCAGAGGCTAGAGCCCAACCACCCAACTGCTAAACCAGGCATCCAATCAACATAGTATTGCATCCGGGGCCTAATCAGGCTGAATTCAGCCGTTAATCACACTCATTGTGCAAACCAGGACACATCTTAACTTGGATTCTCAAATGGATATTGATACGAACAACCTCCGATCACAATTTAAAATTGGACACTGCCATGAAACTTACCTGAGCTGCAAAATATCAAGAAACCAAGGCAAACCGAAAAACCTGATGGCAAGCTCATAGTGAAGAAAAACCAAAATTTTCACGCAACAAGTGCTAGTAACCAGATCAGTACTAAGAAAACATTATGACAAACCATCCTATCATAATCCATATTATTAAACTGACACAAATCCATGACAAAAGCAATAAAACAGTGAAAACGAGAACGGCGATAATGTTCCGAAAAGGGGACTACGCCACTGATAACTGAGTCTAAACGTTATTATTCTCTCGACAAATCTCAAATGGTAGAAGCATTATTAATCGACATTGTGCCCGACTCTTGCGCCTCGCCTTTTGCATCAAGCTGGGATGATGATGTTGGCCTTGACGGCAGCCTTGATCTTCTTCAGTGCACGACAGAGCAGCTTGCCAACGTCGTCAAAGGCCCCGTCAGCGGCATGGTTGTCAGATGGGGATGAGCCGGGCAGCAGCGCCTGACATGCCACAGTGAGGAGGGACCCAGCAGTGTTGTCGCGGCCGACGACCGTGCTAGAGGAGGTCGGAGCATGGCGAGCCCTGCCGTGGCCGTCCGGAAGAATGGCGAACCCAGACGGCAGGAGGAAgacggagccgtggtcaccaccGTTCATGACCGCACGCATGGAATCCTCTTCGACAGGAGCATACACCACCATGGAGCATGACGCGTCGGTGCACTCCTCCTGCAAGATCAACACCTTCTTGCGGTCGGTTCCATCGGTCACCTGCAACAGAATTGAATCAGATAGATATCCGGTGACTCTTTGCTGTGATACATTGCTAGCTAGAACTTCTAATAATTAATAAACTCACATTGGAGTAGAGGACGGAGACAGCATTGCCATTGAGATGGCCCGTGTCCACAGAGCACAGCTCAGTCACTGCTGCACCGTTGGCGAAGGCGTCCCACTCGCCGCGGCGCTGGCCATCACAGAGGTACTGGAACACAAGCTGTGGCGGAGTGTTTGGCAGCCACACCGTGGTGGTGGCACTCAGCACCAGGTCAACCACGCTGCCGGCTTTCTTCCAGGTCACCATGCGCACAGCTGCGTCAGTCCTCCTGGCGCCAGTGCCAACGCTTGCAGGCCACTCGTAGATCTTGCTGGACGGCTGAGTGACGGGACCAGAGACAGCCGAGTAAAAAACCTCCATCATGCGTTGGGCCAGCTCCAAGATCCCCCTCTTCCCCATTGACGAAATGGCAGCTGCTGTGGAAGTTTTCAAGAACAAGCCGTGCTCAACTGTTTCCAGCTAATTAATCCAAGAGCTAGCGTATATGAAAATGAAATAAGAGGTTATATATGGACAGTTTCCTTGTTGTCCATAAAATGACTGACCTGTGTTGACGCCCCTTGGGGCTTGGCTGGAGTGCAGAACAGCGAGGTATTCGCACTGCCTCTGGAGCGACGCGAGCCAGCGGTGCGCGCCGAGAGCCTTCCCAGAGCGGAACAGTGGCCTGAACATTGTTGGCACGGTGGTCTCGTTGTACTCCGCGTGGACAACCCATGTTATCTGCAATGCACGAGAGAATTTCAAGTTGAAGGTCTGAATTCTGAAATATAATTACTGTTTATGGAGGGATTGTAGTAATAAGCAAGAGTAGGACCGTACTTACCTTGCAGTAGCCATTGCCCATGTCCTCAATGAGGCAGCCGGACGGCAGCAGCCTGCAGCTCGTGTACCACGCCGGAACAACAGTGTTGTTTGCAACGGCGGCGTCAGCGATGCGGCTGCCTGGCGGTCCAAGGATGCCGTCCACGGACACGTCCATCATAGCCCACTGCCCCTTGGCCACCTGCTTGGTATACCTCAGAAAGTTGATCCTGCAGTTGAGCAGACGTGGCGACGGCACCTGAAGCTCTGCGGTCATCTGCAAGTGCTCGCGGTGCTCCACAATGTCAGTTGAACGAACAACACAGATAGGATACATACATctatcgttggctcaaaaaacacATATGTACGAGGTGAGTGTGTGTGCGTGTTGTGGATGTCTACATTGTACCGATATGCATGCGAACTCACAAGCTGAAGATGTGAACCGATGACGCCACCGGAAATGGCACCTCTGGCGCTCACACCCGCCACGATGCCAGGGAACATCTCGGACCAGCGCTTCTGATCGACAAACAACATAAACACAAGCACCATATTAAAGGAACTTTAGATGCATATTTAGCATTGCTATTGCTGTAGGAATGGATCAGCCGGAGAAGATGTGTCCAGTGCACGTACCGCGTGTGTAAGGATGGCGACGAGGGAGGCGGCAGAGGCTCTGACCATGCCAGTCTCCCTGGTGGCCTCCATGACGAATTCGTCCGGGCAAATCCCATGGTGCACCGGCAACATTTTCTTTTGGTAGCTCAGCACCTCTCCGTCCGGGGTGGGCAGCCACAGCGGCTCCCCCTTGGTCGCGAGTAGCAGAAACTGGTCCATGGCAGCCTCTGCGTGCCTGTGGAGCGCTGGTTTTGGAACCAGTACTGCACCTGCCTGGCCTCCAGGCCAATCTTTGCGCCAAGCGCGCGCCGTGTCGGCTCATCTGGGTGGTTAAACCGTTGGTATGCACTGCACAGCACAAGATAGATAAAGGGCACTCAAGCAATTTTTAAGGCCAAAGTAAACCAAGCAAACATTAATTAATTCTTTCTCGCTTAATTTAATCGGTTGTACTGTATTACGCTATAAGTTCTCGAATCTGCTCCGGGGTGTGGCGTTTCTGGCGTTTGGACGCCGTCTCAGGCTCTGGAGTGTAGTCCTCATCGTTGTAGTCTTCATCACCAGTGACCTGCTGCCCTTCCTCCTCCATGGGTTACCTTGCACTAGCAGATTAAAAGGTATAATCAGTGTCCTCATCAGTATATAGTAACTTTAAAGGGTAATATGCTACGATAATTAGGAGGTAATAGCTCAAATAAATATGAGCCaatgttttttattttatgaattagttaaataaagaaagaaaaacgTAAAACAAGTCATGTAATAAACATGTCATGTTAACTATGACTTTATGTTATACATGTTCCATGACAATTGGCTAACATTGCGAATTGTGGCCGGTGGATTATATATATACTAGCACAGTTAGGCGAGCTGACGCCGTGGTAACGCCACACCGACAAATGGGGTAGGCAAAAAGAACCGCTATGGTACAGCGTATGAACAATGTGTGTGGCAGTGGTTTAATAGTGGCGAACTGTATTCAAACAATGGGTACACGAAAAGAAGTGAACAGTGTTTGGACGCAGTGAAAAAACGAGTAGCACTGAACAGACGCTGAGGCCCACAGCGGCCCCCATTTTATTCCTTGTTGAGTGATataatatagatatatatatatataatatactaTTATTCCTTGTTGAGTGATACTATTACTATTATGTACATGACATGTTACCAAATTATGGTTTGCTACAATAATATTAGCTAGCCCAATTACAGGAACAAAACAACACGATTAGGAAAACTTGTTATATGTATAAGAAAGATTGATAACTAAGGTTGGATAAAAAAACGCACATGAATAAAAAAAATCGCCACCTAAGCCTAATAACATGCCAAAATCCCCACCTAAGCCTAATAACATGCCAGCTACCACATTACACGGAGGCGTTACATGCACAAAAAAGCTAACATGCTACAGCCTTCCCTTTCTTAACTCATTTCCCCTTTGCTACGGTAGATCAAGGCGAACCAAGGGCGAGTCACTTTCCAGCGTCGATCTCGGCGGCTCTCCCTCGCCTCTAAAGGCCTCTTCGGCGCTAGAGGGTAGGAGAACCTCGATTTCGATTGTTGTATACATACACTATCGACTTGTTTGGATGCTACCTTAGGAAACGTGCCAGTCATAGGCAAGTGCTCCTAGGCGCTCGATTTCCTTAGCCTAGGGTCAGGATTGCTACTTGGCTGCTTAGCTGCATGGCAGACAGCATCCAAACACATCCTATATATACTACTAGTTTCTTTTATAAATGTCTTACGGTCAAATATGGTTGAGGGAAAAAAACAGATTGGCAACTAACGAAAGTTGAGGGAAAAAAACACGCATATGAATAAAAAATCACCACCTAAGCCTAACGTGCCAGCTAACACATGAGGTACACACGACACTGCTAACATGGAGGCGTTAGTTCATAAAAAGCTAACATGCCGTGGTCTTCCCTTTCTCAACCCGCTCCCCCTTACTACAGTAGATCAGGGCAAACTGAGGGCGAGCACTTTCCGGCGCCGATCTCGGCAGCTCCCCCTCGCCTCCGCCTCTGGTGGCCTCTTCTGCTAGAGGGTTGGGGACCTCGATTTAGATGGTGAGCATGCATATCATATGCTACTAGACTTTATATTAGGTAGGTTAGGTTCAATTTATCACGTACTAAGTGAAGGTAATAGATGATTATAACCATGCGATCTAATTAGATGAATGTCCCATAATTATCTTAGACTACCATAGCAAAATCCAACTTAAAAAACACAAATCAAAATGGAAAAATGCTCAATAGATACCTTTGAGGTAAGCCTCTGTTCCCTTGGCCGGCACCAAGAAGAGGAAACTATTGGAATATGGTTCTTGAAAATTGGAATAGTAGCGGTGCGGTGAGCTAGTACTCTAGATATGCAAAATACTACCGGCGGCCGCGGGTA
Above is a genomic segment from Miscanthus floridulus cultivar M001 chromosome 3, ASM1932011v1, whole genome shotgun sequence containing:
- the LOC136545714 gene encoding homeobox-leucine zipper protein ROC6-like isoform X1, which gives rise to MDQFLLLATKGEPLWLPTPDGEVLSYQKKMLPVHHGICPDEFVMEATRETGMVRASAASLVAILTHAKRWSEMFPGIVAGVSARGAISGGVIGSHLQLMTAELQVPSPRLLNCRINFLRYTKQVAKGQWAMMDVSVDGILGPPGSRIADAAVANNTVVPAWYTSCRLLPSGCLIEDMGNGYCKITWVVHAEYNETTVPTMFRPLFRSGKALGAHRWLASLQRQCEYLAVLHSSQAPRGVNTVEHGLFLKTSTAAAISSMGKRGILELAQRMMEVFYSAVSGPVTQPSSKIYEWPASVGTGARRTDAAVRMVTWKKAGSVVDLVLSATTTVWLPNTPPQLVFQYLCDGQRRGEWDAFANGAAVTELCSVDTGHLNGNAVSVLYSNVTDGTDRKKVLILQEECTDASCSMVVYAPVEEDSMRAVMNGGDHGSVFLLPSGFAILPDGHGRARHAPTSSSTVVGRDNTAGSLLTVACQALLPGSSPSDNHAADGAFDDVGKLLCRALKKIKAAVKANIIIPA
- the LOC136545714 gene encoding homeobox-leucine zipper protein ROC6-like isoform X3 codes for the protein MDQFLLLATKGEPLWLPTPDGEVLSYQKKMLPVHHGICPDEFVMEATRETGMVRASAASLVAILTHAKRWSEMFPGIVAGVSARGAISGGVIGSHLQLMTAELQVPSPRLLNCRINFLRYTKQVAKGQWAMMDVSVDGILGPPGSRIADAAVANNTVVPAWYTSCRLLPSGCLIEDMGNGYCKITWVVHAEYNETTVPTMFRPLFRSGKALGAHRWLASLQRQCEYLAVLHSSQAPRGVNTAAISSMGKRGILELAQRMMEVFYSAVSGPVTQPSSKIYEWPASVGTGARRTDAAVRMVTWKKAGSVVDLVLSATTTVWLPNTPPQLVFQYLCDGQRRGEWDAFANGAAVTELCSVDTGHLNGNAVSVLYSNVTDGTDRKKVLILQEECTDASCSMVVYAPVEEDSMRAVMNGGDHGSVFLLPSGFAILPDGHGRARHAPTSSSTVVGRDNTAGSLLTVACQALLPGSSPSDNHAADGAFDDVGKLLCRALKKIKAAVKANIIIPA
- the LOC136545714 gene encoding homeobox-leucine zipper protein ROC6-like isoform X2; translation: MDQFLLLATKGEPLWLPTPDGEVLSYQKKMLPVHHGICPDEFVMEATRETGMVRASAASLVAILTHAKRWSEMFPGIVAGVSARGAISGGVIGSHLQLMTAELQVPSPRLLNCRINFLRYTKQVAKGQWAMMDVSVDGILGPPGSRIADAAVANNTVVPAWYTSCRLLPSGCLIEDMGNGYCKITWVVHAEYNETTVPTMFRPLFRSGKALGAHRWLASLQRQCEYLAVLHSSQAPRGVNTAAAISSMGKRGILELAQRMMEVFYSAVSGPVTQPSSKIYEWPASVGTGARRTDAAVRMVTWKKAGSVVDLVLSATTTVWLPNTPPQLVFQYLCDGQRRGEWDAFANGAAVTELCSVDTGHLNGNAVSVLYSNVTDGTDRKKVLILQEECTDASCSMVVYAPVEEDSMRAVMNGGDHGSVFLLPSGFAILPDGHGRARHAPTSSSTVVGRDNTAGSLLTVACQALLPGSSPSDNHAADGAFDDVGKLLCRALKKIKAAVKANIIIPA